A single Methanolobus sp. ZRKC5 DNA region contains:
- a CDS encoding betaine/proline/choline family ABC transporter ATP-binding protein (Members of the family are the ATP-binding subunit of ABC transporters for substrates such as betaine, L-proline or other amino acids, choline, carnitine, etc. The substrate specificity is best determined from the substrate-binding subunit, rather than this subunit, as it interacts with the permease subunit and not with substrate directly.): protein MQTERLFDRIDSIQFKGITKKYGSGFAVKDLDLEIHGGELLILIGPSGSGKTTTLRMMNRMIEQDFGSVTINGLDTRETDPVRLRRNMGYVIQNIGLFPHMTIGENIGLVPKLEGWDKNRIEERVRELLDFVSLPPEMFMNRYPRQLSGGQQQRIGLARAMVMDPPLFLMDEPFGALDPILRKQLQKEFLKVKNEINRTIVFVTHDIEEALILGDRIAIMDQAKLVQVGPPEELIFNPVNDLVADIVDTQRKFKHMDTLNVKDLMSPFEDKYAFEGKMEACDAVEEMTNKDIENAFIFDGDELLGQVTMMDLMKCRTQSQKLADIAKPMKTFQPLDSVALALSEIKKSGEHLAIVMDSKHPIGILVSDEVLLKLI, encoded by the coding sequence ATGCAAACTGAAAGGCTATTTGACCGAATCGATTCGATCCAGTTCAAGGGAATCACAAAAAAATACGGATCAGGATTTGCAGTAAAAGATCTTGACCTGGAAATACATGGTGGAGAACTGTTGATTCTTATCGGACCCAGCGGTTCAGGAAAAACTACCACGCTGAGAATGATGAACAGGATGATAGAACAGGATTTTGGAAGTGTCACCATCAATGGTCTTGACACGCGGGAAACAGATCCGGTTCGTCTGCGCCGTAATATGGGATATGTTATCCAGAATATAGGCCTTTTCCCTCACATGACTATTGGGGAAAATATAGGCCTTGTCCCAAAACTTGAAGGCTGGGATAAGAACAGAATAGAAGAACGAGTACGAGAACTGCTGGATTTCGTATCTCTTCCACCTGAAATGTTTATGAACAGGTATCCAAGACAATTGAGTGGAGGACAGCAACAAAGAATCGGACTTGCAAGGGCCATGGTGATGGACCCACCTCTGTTCCTGATGGACGAACCTTTTGGTGCACTGGATCCGATATTGCGCAAACAACTCCAAAAAGAGTTTCTTAAGGTCAAAAACGAAATCAACCGGACAATTGTATTTGTGACCCATGACATTGAAGAAGCACTAATACTCGGTGACAGGATAGCTATAATGGACCAGGCAAAACTTGTGCAGGTAGGTCCCCCTGAAGAACTCATTTTTAATCCTGTAAACGATCTTGTTGCAGATATTGTTGATACCCAGCGTAAATTCAAACATATGGATACTCTTAACGTTAAAGATCTGATGTCTCCATTTGAAGATAAATATGCCTTTGAAGGAAAAATGGAAGCATGTGATGCCGTTGAGGAGATGACAAATAAAGATATCGAAAATGCGTTCATATTTGATGGGGATGAACTCCTGGGACAGGTCACAATGATGGACCTTATGAAATGCAGGACTCAATCTCAGAAACTGGCTGATATAGCAAAACCCATGAAAACTTTCCAGCCGCTGGATTCTGTTGCACTTGCACTTTCCGAAATTAAGAAAAGTGGAGAACACCTTGCGATCGTCATGGATTCAAAACATCCTATTGGTATCCTTGTATCTGACGAGGTATTGCTAAAACTTATCTGA
- a CDS encoding glycine betaine ABC transporter substrate-binding protein gives MRKTILILLVVIMALFASGCTEEPADTEEMKETVVIGSKLFQESYILAHMTALVLEDAGYDTDVKQGLGGTFVNYEALKAGQIHVYAEYTGTAYSQILNLSQLDDWDRQVVYDATETGLMEQDGVIVISNLGFEDAYAIAVKEDWAAENNVTKISDLEPYAAELTIGTDPEFATREDGLPRINDVYGIDFMDYKQAVATVMYEAIKSDEVEVISAYTTDTRNEVFELRVLQDDKNALPPYDAILIVTEQFAEENPEAVAAMQKLDGAIDTDAMRQLNYQFDIEQKEPRDIAYQFLVDEGLIGE, from the coding sequence ATGAGAAAGACTATTTTAATATTGTTAGTTGTAATTATGGCTTTGTTTGCCAGTGGATGCACTGAGGAGCCTGCTGATACTGAAGAAATGAAAGAAACTGTTGTAATAGGATCTAAACTATTCCAGGAGTCCTATATTCTGGCACATATGACAGCTCTTGTTCTTGAAGATGCTGGGTATGATACCGATGTCAAACAGGGACTTGGCGGCACATTTGTCAATTATGAAGCATTGAAAGCCGGTCAGATACATGTATATGCTGAATATACAGGTACTGCTTACAGTCAAATACTCAACCTGAGCCAGCTTGATGACTGGGACAGGCAGGTAGTTTACGACGCAACAGAAACTGGTCTGATGGAACAGGACGGAGTGATTGTAATCAGCAACCTTGGATTCGAGGATGCGTATGCCATTGCAGTAAAAGAGGACTGGGCTGCAGAAAATAATGTCACGAAGATAAGTGACCTTGAACCATATGCTGCAGAACTGACAATTGGAACTGACCCTGAATTTGCGACCCGTGAGGATGGTCTTCCACGCATAAATGATGTATACGGCATTGATTTCATGGATTACAAGCAGGCAGTTGCTACCGTAATGTATGAAGCTATCAAGAGTGATGAGGTAGAAGTCATTTCTGCTTACACAACTGATACAAGGAACGAAGTTTTCGAACTCAGGGTCCTTCAGGATGATAAAAATGCACTGCCACCTTACGATGCTATCCTTATAGTAACGGAGCAGTTCGCAGAGGAAAATCCTGAAGCTGTTGCTGCAATGCAGAAACTCGACGGTGCAATTGACACCGATGCAATGAGACAATTGAACTACCAGTTCGATATTGAACAGAAGGAACCACGAGATATCGCATATCAGTTCCTTGTCGATGAAGGACTGATAGGAGAATAA
- a CDS encoding DUF427 domain-containing protein, whose product MAKATWNKTILAQSSETIMIEGNHYFPPDSVNMEYFKKSDYHTTCPWKGVSNYYDVVVDGKVNTDAAWYYPEPKEGSSEKVGKDFSNYVAFWKDVEVRD is encoded by the coding sequence ATGGCAAAAGCTACATGGAACAAAACTATTCTTGCGCAGAGCAGTGAAACGATAATGATTGAAGGTAACCATTATTTTCCACCGGATTCGGTGAATATGGAATACTTCAAAAAAAGTGACTATCATACAACATGCCCCTGGAAAGGAGTTTCAAATTATTATGACGTTGTCGTTGATGGAAAGGTCAACACAGATGCTGCATGGTACTATCCTGAGCCAAAAGAGGGTTCATCCGAAAAGGTAGGCAAGGACTTCAGCAACTACGTTGCATTCTGGAAAGATGTAGAAGTGAGGGATTAA
- a CDS encoding acetolactate synthase large subunit — translation MKGSDLFVKCLENEGVEYIFGVPGEETIDLTESLRKSKIKFIPTRHEQSAAFMADVYGRLTHRPGVCLATLGPGATNLITGVADAQLDRAPLVAITGQSALEKTHKESHQYIDIVTAFKQFTTWNSKVTRPSFIPEIIRKAFDIASDRPGATHIELPEDVAKEETTKEPISKKAYTHISIHDERELKKAAGMIKESSMPVILAGNGIFRGDASTELRKLVEFTGLPVVTTFMGKGALPADDEHYLGSMGIKDHDHIMCGFEMADLVICIGYDYVEYSPKFWNPDNSKKIIHIHIDHPEIDESYIPDIMLIGNIRQALFNMRQQCDFKREMPDRFSNVRSRMKAEIEDYRENLSFPMKPQKIIYDVRESLERSDLLISDVGAHKLWVGRLFPAYEPNTVFISNGLATMGFALPGAIAASMIKPDKKVVAIAGDGGFLMNLQDLETAVRLGCNFVVVIFNDSKYGLIEWHEKKTFDQTMGIDFTNPDFVMLAHSFGAKGVKIERAEDLKPKLIEALNTGGVWLLDVPVDYSENIKLTEKLKSSFCEVGNEG, via the coding sequence ATGAAAGGTAGCGACCTCTTTGTGAAATGTCTTGAAAATGAGGGTGTTGAATATATATTCGGTGTGCCAGGTGAAGAGACAATTGACCTCACAGAATCCCTCAGGAAATCCAAGATCAAATTCATCCCTACAAGACACGAGCAGAGTGCCGCTTTTATGGCAGATGTCTATGGAAGACTTACACACCGACCAGGTGTATGCCTTGCAACACTGGGACCAGGTGCCACAAACCTGATCACAGGCGTTGCCGATGCACAACTTGACAGGGCACCCCTTGTGGCTATCACAGGCCAGTCAGCACTTGAGAAAACCCATAAGGAATCACATCAATATATCGACATTGTGACTGCTTTCAAACAGTTCACGACATGGAATTCAAAGGTTACAAGACCTAGTTTTATCCCTGAGATAATTCGCAAGGCCTTTGATATTGCTTCAGACCGTCCGGGAGCTACACACATAGAGCTTCCTGAAGATGTGGCTAAGGAAGAAACAACAAAAGAACCAATTTCAAAAAAGGCATATACACACATCAGTATTCATGATGAAAGAGAACTCAAGAAAGCTGCTGGCATGATTAAAGAGAGCTCAATGCCTGTTATTCTTGCAGGAAACGGTATCTTTAGGGGAGACGCTTCCACTGAATTGAGAAAACTTGTTGAATTCACTGGCCTGCCGGTCGTAACCACGTTCATGGGCAAGGGTGCATTGCCTGCTGATGATGAGCACTATCTTGGTTCAATGGGTATTAAAGACCATGATCACATTATGTGTGGGTTTGAAATGGCTGACCTTGTTATCTGTATAGGATACGACTATGTGGAATACAGTCCTAAATTCTGGAACCCTGATAACTCAAAGAAAATAATCCACATTCATATCGACCACCCGGAGATAGATGAAAGCTACATTCCGGACATTATGCTTATCGGCAATATAAGGCAGGCACTTTTCAATATGAGACAGCAATGCGATTTCAAAAGAGAGATGCCTGATAGATTTTCTAACGTTCGCTCAAGGATGAAAGCAGAAATTGAGGATTACAGAGAGAATCTGTCGTTCCCCATGAAACCACAGAAGATAATCTATGATGTGAGAGAATCTCTTGAAAGGAGTGACCTGCTCATAAGTGATGTAGGTGCTCATAAATTATGGGTTGGACGGCTTTTTCCTGCATACGAACCAAATACTGTCTTTATATCCAATGGACTTGCAACAATGGGATTTGCACTTCCCGGTGCCATTGCAGCAAGTATGATAAAACCTGATAAGAAAGTTGTTGCCATTGCAGGAGATGGTGGTTTCCTAATGAACCTCCAGGATCTTGAAACAGCTGTCAGACTTGGGTGTAATTTCGTTGTTGTCATTTTCAATGACTCAAAATACGGACTTATCGAATGGCATGAGAAGAAGACTTTCGACCAGACCATGGGTATTGACTTTACAAATCCCGACTTTGTTATGCTGGCTCATAGCTTCGGTGCAAAAGGTGTGAAGATCGAAAGAGCAGAAGACTTAAAGCCAAAGCTAATTGAAGCACTTAACACCGGTGGTGTCTGGCTGCTCGATGTACCGGTGGATTACTCGGAAAACATCAAGCTGACTGAAAAATTGAAAAGCAGTTTCTGTGAAGTCGGAAATGAGGGTTAA
- a CDS encoding NAD-dependent succinate-semialdehyde dehydrogenase, with amino-acid sequence MKISSVNPATGELNGEFNLYSQQVVDQKIEDSRKALAEWKKELIVERTFSIECVAEVLRNREQELAEIITKEMGKPIKESLAEIEKCAWTCDYFAENADQFLAAEFVETDAETSGFVYEPAGVVLSIMPWNFPFWQALRFGIPALAGGNTVLLKHASNVPMCALEIEKIFIEAGLPEGVYQTLLVDGPTASSLISRDEINAVTFTGSRPAGEKVAEAAGRNIKKFVLELGGSDPLIVLEDADIEKVAKAAVSARFQNCGQSCIAAKRLLVDETIAENFTDLFTDNTSNLNVGDPMDPKTDMGPMVSEKQREFLSHQVSETLKMGANVLLEGGSKNGEGSFYLPTVLDNINKDAPVVRDETFGPVAPIITFKNEEEAIEIANSTEFGLGASIWSRETEKAMRMTRHIEAGLITVNNIVGSDPRLPFGGMKKSGVGRELYRVGMLEFMTVKSMKVY; translated from the coding sequence GTGAAAATAAGTTCTGTTAATCCTGCAACCGGGGAATTGAATGGAGAATTCAATCTCTATTCTCAGCAAGTGGTCGATCAAAAGATAGAGGACTCAAGAAAAGCATTAGCTGAATGGAAAAAAGAACTTATTGTTGAAAGAACATTTTCCATTGAATGTGTAGCTGAAGTTCTGAGAAACAGGGAACAGGAACTTGCAGAGATAATCACAAAGGAAATGGGTAAGCCAATCAAAGAATCTCTTGCAGAAATAGAGAAATGTGCCTGGACATGCGATTATTTTGCAGAGAATGCAGATCAGTTCCTTGCAGCAGAATTTGTGGAAACTGATGCTGAAACATCTGGCTTTGTCTATGAACCTGCTGGTGTTGTTCTGAGCATCATGCCATGGAACTTTCCTTTCTGGCAGGCATTAAGGTTTGGAATACCTGCTCTTGCAGGTGGAAATACAGTACTGTTAAAACATGCAAGCAATGTGCCTATGTGTGCCCTTGAAATTGAGAAGATCTTTATCGAAGCAGGATTACCTGAAGGAGTTTATCAGACCCTACTGGTAGATGGACCTACAGCATCCTCACTGATATCAAGAGACGAAATAAATGCTGTTACTTTCACCGGCAGCCGTCCTGCAGGAGAAAAGGTTGCAGAAGCCGCAGGTAGGAATATAAAAAAGTTCGTTCTTGAGCTTGGAGGCAGCGACCCTTTGATTGTGCTGGAAGATGCAGATATCGAAAAAGTGGCAAAAGCAGCAGTTTCAGCTAGATTCCAGAACTGTGGACAAAGCTGTATTGCAGCCAAACGTTTACTAGTTGACGAGACGATCGCAGAAAACTTCACAGACCTGTTCACAGACAACACAAGCAATCTCAATGTAGGAGACCCAATGGATCCGAAGACCGATATGGGACCCATGGTAAGCGAAAAGCAAAGGGAATTTTTGAGCCATCAGGTATCAGAAACCCTGAAAATGGGAGCTAACGTACTGCTCGAAGGTGGGTCCAAAAATGGAGAAGGATCATTCTACCTGCCAACAGTCCTCGATAATATAAACAAAGATGCTCCTGTTGTCCGGGATGAGACTTTCGGACCTGTAGCCCCTATTATTACTTTTAAGAATGAGGAAGAAGCTATTGAAATAGCTAACAGCACGGAATTCGGACTTGGTGCAAGTATCTGGAGCAGGGAAACTGAGAAAGCCATGAGAATGACAAGGCATATAGAAGCCGGTCTTATCACTGTCAATAATATTGTAGGCTCAGATCCACGACTGCCATTTGGGGGTATGAAAAAAAGCGGTGTCGGAAGAGAATTATACCGTGTTGGAATGCTGGAGTTTATGACTGTTAAATCCATGAAGGTGTATTAA
- a CDS encoding IS5 family transposase, whose protein sequence is MDSFTDFALNEEYKRLQSVGDKLAEIEYLVDWKPFRPILESMYINRTASGGRPEADVIVMFKMLVLQQWHGLSDAELEKQCIDRISFRKFLGFPEYVPDSTTVWSFRKRIIDNGKEKAVWDEMQNQLDALGLKIKKGMIQDATFIHSDPGHAKADVLRGKDAKTRRSKDGTWTKKNGKSHFGYKLHTIIDKDYELIRRFETTTASLHDSQVDLSEKGEVVYRDKGYFGAIAKGFAATMQRAVRGHPLGIMDILRNERISVKRVPCERVYAVTKEIFKTRKVLVTTVERVNAKMLMTAFCFNLHQLRTLKTKGVI, encoded by the coding sequence ATGGATTCTTTTACTGATTTTGCCTTAAATGAAGAATATAAGCGTCTCCAATCTGTCGGAGATAAGCTTGCTGAAATTGAATATTTAGTAGATTGGAAGCCTTTTCGCCCTATTCTGGAGTCAATGTACATAAACAGAACAGCTTCAGGCGGACGGCCTGAAGCTGATGTTATTGTAATGTTCAAGATGCTTGTTCTGCAACAATGGCATGGTCTTTCTGATGCTGAGCTTGAAAAGCAGTGTATTGACAGGATATCCTTTAGGAAATTCCTGGGATTTCCTGAATATGTACCAGACAGTACAACTGTCTGGTCATTCAGGAAGAGAATTATCGACAATGGTAAAGAAAAAGCGGTGTGGGATGAAATGCAGAATCAGCTTGATGCTCTTGGTTTGAAGATTAAAAAAGGAATGATCCAGGATGCAACTTTTATTCACTCAGATCCAGGACATGCAAAAGCAGATGTACTCAGAGGAAAAGATGCGAAAACAAGAAGAAGCAAAGATGGAACCTGGACTAAGAAAAATGGTAAATCTCACTTTGGATACAAACTTCATACAATTATTGATAAGGATTATGAACTAATCAGAAGATTTGAGACAACAACTGCATCACTTCACGATTCACAGGTTGATCTGTCTGAAAAGGGTGAAGTGGTGTATAGAGATAAAGGATATTTTGGAGCAATAGCAAAAGGTTTTGCAGCAACAATGCAACGAGCTGTAAGAGGACATCCTTTAGGAATAATGGATATCCTCAGAAATGAAAGAATAAGTGTGAAAAGAGTCCCTTGCGAAAGAGTGTATGCAGTGACAAAAGAAATATTTAAAACCAGAAAGGTTCTTGTTACAACTGTAGAAAGAGTGAATGCAAAAATGTTGATGACAGCTTTTTGTTTTAATCTGCATCAATTGAGGACACTAAAAACCAAAGGAGTAATTTAG